Within Halorussus sp. MSC15.2, the genomic segment GGGGTCGCTCCACTGCTCCTCGCCGCTCCCGAGTTCCGCGAACAGCGAAGGGACGCCCACCTCCGAGGGACCGTGGTGGGTGCACTCCATGCCGACCTCGTAGGAGTCGGGCGCGTGTTCCTCGAACGCTTCGAGCAGGCGCGCGTGAGCGTTCGGGCACGCATCGGCGAGACCGCCCGCGACGCCGCCGAACTCGGCCGGGCCGAAGTTCCCCGTGAAGTGGGCGGTCAGCAGCGCCCCGGTGTCGCCGGAGTGGCGGGAGACGAACACGAGCAGGTCGGGGTCGGAGAACGGGGCCGCGGTGTCCTCGATTTCGAGGTGGAGGTCGTCGAACTCCCGGAGTTCGAAGCCCTCGCGGGAGTAGACCGTGCCGCCGCCCTCGCCGTCGGGGAGCGAGTCGTCCTCGCGGGCGTCCCAGTCGGCGAGGTCCAACAGGTGGTCGCCGATGCGTTCGGAGGCCAAATCGGCTCTGCTGACGACGATGGCAATCACGGCCGAACCTACGGCGGGAGCCAAAGAAAAGCGCGTCGGATGGGAGTCAGTCGGCGTGTTCGACCGCCTCGGACCCGCCCGGTAGAGCGTTGCGGGCGTTCGCGGCGGTGCGGTCGAAGATGGCCCGGAGTTCGCCGCGCCGCAGGACGAACAGCGCCCCGCCGAGGACGAGGTAGAGGGCGGTGTAGGCGTAGAGGATGAGGATGCTCAGTTCCGTCGCCTGCGCTTCGCCCATGGTCTGGATGACCCAGAACTCGGCGACGACTTGCGAGGTGAACAGGACCAGAAGCACGACCGCTTCCCGGACGCTGATTTCGAAGTTCGTCAGGACGCCGATGGCGAAGAAGCTCTGGGCCGCGGTAATCCAGATTTCGGCCTGCTGTTTCTCGTCGAAGGGCAGCGTGCCGATACTCCCCGCGGCGATGCTGTAGACGACCGCGAGGGTCCCGATGAGGAGCGTCCACTGGTTGAGCTTCGAGGAGATGAGCGCGTTGAACCCAGCGGTCGAGCGCGCCTTGTTGACGAGGTAGGCGACGACGATGAGTTCGGGACTCTCGCTCGCCAGCGGCGCTATCCACTGAATCATGAAGAACGGCGGGATGCCGAGCGACAGTCCGAGGTGTTCCAGACCCTCCGCGAACGGGTGGACCGCTGTGTAAATCATCCCGCCGGAGTAACCGAACAGCAGGAGGACGCTGGCGATTCGCGGTCCCTTCGAGAGGCCCTGAAAGTACGCCGGAACGCCGACCTGTTCCTCGTGGTCCTCTACGTCGCCGCGGATGACGATGCCGATGTAAATCGCGTACAGACCGACGAGGAAGATGGTGTCGGTGATACCGATGCCGCCGCCGAGCGGCACGAAGAAGGCGTAGGCGGTCGCGGCGAGCAGGAACGCGATTTCGGTGGCGATGTCGCGGTCGAGTTGCACCTTGCTCTTCAGGAATCCGGGTTCGCGGACGACCGCGGGGTCCTCGGAACTGAGCGTGCGGTACACGGTGAACAGGGCGATGCCGGACCATCCCAGACCGATGAGGATTCGGTTTGCGCCTGTCATGTTCGCCACCGCGAGGTTCGCGGCTTCCAAGCCGGCGTCGGTGCCGACGTTCGCCCCCGCGGTCCACGCGTAGAGCGCGTCCACCGCGTACTCGGGGGCGACCGCGAGCACCGCGAGCACCGCCAGCGCGAACGCTCGCGGCACGTCCTTCTCGGCCGTCTCGGCGGCCCACGCGAGCATGAACGACGCACCGAGCACTGCGACACCACTGACGGCGACCGTCTGGAAATCGCTGAGCGAGTGCGCGTTACCCGTCGCCCAGACGAAGACCCACGGGAGCGTGAGCGCCGTCGTTAGACCGACTGCTGATAGCGGATGCCGTAAACGACTCAACATTCTGTCCGAGGATAGCTTACCCCGAAAAGTAGGTCTTGCGTTATGAGGTCAGGGAAACAAGAGGTAGACGAACCCTGCGTACCCGCCGACCAGCGCGACGCCGCTCCACCGCGAGAGGTTGCGACCGTAGGCCATCAGCGCCATCGCGCCGACCGTGAAGCCAATCATCATCGGGAAGTGGAACGTCTGGACGGTGGTATCGACCGACAGGGGGTGGACCACCGCGAGCAGGCCGATGACCGCGAGGACGTTGTAGATGTTCGACCCGACGACGTTTCCGATACTGAACCCCGCCTCGTCGCGAATCGAA encodes:
- a CDS encoding sodium:calcium antiporter produces the protein MLSRLRHPLSAVGLTTALTLPWVFVWATGNAHSLSDFQTVAVSGVAVLGASFMLAWAAETAEKDVPRAFALAVLAVLAVAPEYAVDALYAWTAGANVGTDAGLEAANLAVANMTGANRILIGLGWSGIALFTVYRTLSSEDPAVVREPGFLKSKVQLDRDIATEIAFLLAATAYAFFVPLGGGIGITDTIFLVGLYAIYIGIVIRGDVEDHEEQVGVPAYFQGLSKGPRIASVLLLFGYSGGMIYTAVHPFAEGLEHLGLSLGIPPFFMIQWIAPLASESPELIVVAYLVNKARSTAGFNALISSKLNQWTLLIGTLAVVYSIAAGSIGTLPFDEKQQAEIWITAAQSFFAIGVLTNFEISVREAVVLLVLFTSQVVAEFWVIQTMGEAQATELSILILYAYTALYLVLGGALFVLRRGELRAIFDRTAANARNALPGGSEAVEHAD